Proteins from a genomic interval of Bos mutus isolate GX-2022 chromosome 26, NWIPB_WYAK_1.1, whole genome shotgun sequence:
- the LBX1 gene encoding transcription factor LBX1 — protein MTSKEDSKAAPGEERRRSPLDHLPPPANSNKPLTPFSIEDILNKPSVRRSYSLCGAAHLLAAADKHAPGGLPLAGRALLSQTSPLCALEELASKTFKGLEVSVLQAAEGRDGMTIFGQRQTPKKRRKSRTAFTNHQIYELEKRFLYQKYLSPADRDQIAQQLGLTNAQVITWFQNRRAKLKRDLEEMKADVESAKKLGPSGQMDIVALAELEQNSEAAGGGGGGGCGRAKSRPGSPALTTGAPQAPGAGPLQLSPASPLTDQPASSQDCSEDEEDEEIDVDD, from the exons ATGACTTCCAAGGAGGACAGCAAGGCGGCGCCGGGGGAGGAGAGGCGGCGCAGCCCGCTGGACCACCTGCCGCCTCCCGCCAACTCCAACAAGCCGCTGACGCCGTTCAGCATCGAGGACATCCTCAACAAGCCGTCTGTGCGGAGAAGTTACTCGCTGTGCGGGGCGGCGCACCTGCTGGCGGCCGCGGACAAGCACGCGCCGGGCGGCTTGCCCCTGGCGGGCCGCGCGCTTCTCTCTCAGACCTCGCCGCTGTGCGCGCTTGAGGAGCTCGCTAGCAAGACTTTTAAGGGGCTGGAGGTCAGCGTCCTGCAGGCAGCCGAAG GCCGCGACGGGATGACCATCTTTGGGCAGCGGCAGACCCCCAAAAAGCGACGAAAGTCGCGCACAGCCTTCACCAATCACCAGATCTATGAGTTGGAGAAGCGCTTTCTCTACCAGAAGTACCTGTCCCCCGCCGATCGCGACCAAATTGCGCAGCAGCTGGGCCTCACCAATGCTCAGGTCATCACCTGGTTCCAGAATCGGCGCGCCAAGCTTAAACGGGACCTGGAGGAGATGAAGGCCGACGTGGAGTCCGCCAAGAAACTGGGCCCTAGCGGGCAGATGGACATCGTGGCGCTGGCCGAACTCGAGCAGAACTCGGAggccgcgggcggcggcggcggcggcggctgcggcagGGCTAAGTCAAGGCCTGGCTCTCCGGCACTCACCACAGGCGCCCCGCAGGCCCCGGGCGCTGGGCCCCTGCAGCTTTCGCCAGCCTCCCCGCTCACAGACCAGCCAGCCAGCAGCCAGGACTGCTCGGAGGACGAGGAAGACGAAGAAATCGACGTGGACGATTGA